A window of the Synergistaceae bacterium genome harbors these coding sequences:
- a CDS encoding valine--tRNA ligase yields MNRNRNLEKNYSPDSIEQKWYKKWLEAGLFDANINPDAKAFSIVIPPPNVTGSLHVGHAFDHTFQDIMCRAKRMEGYSVLWLPGTDHAGIATQNVVEKDLAKKGISRYDLGREEFVKKVWEWKKVYGSRIIEQMKRLGNSCDWRRERFTLDEGLSRAVRAVFVRLYKKDLIYRGKYIVNWCPRCATAISDLEVEYSEEQGNFYYVKYPLIEQDCGENFIIVATTRPETIIGDVAIAVHPRSEKYKHLIGRHVKVPLTERVIPIIQDNMVDPEFGTGCVKITPAHDPNDFLVGLNHNLEQIQVIDSQGIMNENAGKYQGMTIKDARTESVKDLESLGLLLKTEQITHSVGHRQRCGTTVEPYLSEQWFVKTKPLAERGVQAVKDGRIKWVPEQWEKTYFNWMENIRDWCISRQLWWGHRIPAWECKDCGHITVAEVDPTECENCHSKNIIQESDVLDTWFSSALWPFSTMGWPDNTPELKYFYPTSLMVTGFDIIFFWVARMIMMGLEFMDDVPFRDVYIHSLIRDEHGKKMSKTKGNVIDPLVMIEKYGADALRMTLAALSVQGRDILLSSTRIETYRFFMNKLWNAARFALMNLDDDSHEINPNNLQMHDKFILTRTQEMASKVRELIDSYDIGTAARSLYDFVWGDVCDWYLEMSKPALKGDEGEDRRKTTAGVLEEVFKVTLPLLHPFIPFITEELWAAFGYGENYIMRCSWPESKQEFIFDGIIGEMRVLQDSVRALRNLRAEAHVPPQQWLNKAVIRVKSDSESAKILRESLNQVCNLCKIRDVILEEPSESWNYGASLSSVTGESEIKLPVGDVLDVQKEITRLTQEIALIEKNIASSQARLNKSDFVARAPAEVVEKERNKVSEGLTQVERLKANLESLSK; encoded by the coding sequence ATGAATCGTAACAGAAATCTTGAGAAAAATTATTCACCGGATTCAATTGAACAAAAATGGTATAAAAAATGGCTTGAGGCTGGACTCTTTGACGCAAATATAAATCCTGACGCAAAAGCATTTTCTATTGTGATACCGCCTCCGAACGTAACTGGCTCTCTTCACGTTGGACACGCATTTGATCACACTTTTCAAGATATAATGTGCCGAGCTAAAAGAATGGAAGGTTACAGCGTTTTATGGCTTCCGGGAACAGATCACGCAGGAATAGCGACTCAAAATGTAGTGGAGAAGGATTTAGCGAAAAAGGGAATCTCACGTTATGATCTTGGCCGCGAAGAGTTCGTAAAAAAAGTATGGGAATGGAAAAAAGTTTACGGCTCAAGAATTATCGAACAAATGAAGAGACTCGGGAATTCATGCGACTGGCGGCGTGAGAGATTCACTCTTGACGAGGGATTATCGCGTGCAGTCCGTGCTGTTTTCGTGAGATTATATAAGAAGGATTTAATTTATCGAGGGAAGTATATAGTAAACTGGTGCCCCCGTTGTGCTACGGCTATATCTGATTTAGAGGTCGAATACAGCGAGGAACAGGGCAATTTTTACTATGTCAAGTACCCACTGATAGAACAGGACTGCGGAGAAAATTTTATTATAGTAGCAACAACAAGGCCGGAAACTATTATAGGCGATGTAGCTATAGCAGTTCACCCTAGGAGCGAGAAATATAAACACTTAATCGGCCGTCATGTCAAAGTCCCGTTAACTGAGCGAGTTATACCCATAATTCAAGATAACATGGTAGATCCTGAATTCGGGACGGGCTGCGTGAAAATTACTCCGGCACATGATCCTAATGATTTTCTTGTAGGCTTGAATCACAATTTAGAGCAGATTCAAGTAATTGACTCACAGGGCATAATGAACGAGAACGCCGGCAAATATCAGGGAATGACCATAAAAGACGCTCGCACTGAGTCCGTGAAAGATTTAGAATCGCTTGGCCTGTTACTCAAGACTGAACAAATTACGCACTCTGTCGGACATCGTCAACGCTGCGGGACGACTGTAGAGCCGTATTTATCTGAACAGTGGTTTGTGAAGACAAAGCCCCTAGCCGAACGAGGAGTCCAAGCAGTTAAGGACGGCCGTATAAAATGGGTTCCTGAACAATGGGAGAAGACTTATTTTAACTGGATGGAAAATATACGGGACTGGTGTATATCGCGTCAATTATGGTGGGGACATAGAATCCCCGCGTGGGAGTGCAAAGACTGCGGACATATAACAGTCGCTGAAGTTGACCCTACAGAATGCGAAAATTGCCATAGCAAAAATATAATTCAAGAAAGCGACGTATTAGACACATGGTTTAGTTCTGCATTATGGCCGTTTTCTACAATGGGATGGCCCGACAACACTCCGGAATTGAAATATTTTTATCCGACTTCTTTAATGGTAACTGGATTTGACATTATATTTTTCTGGGTTGCAAGAATGATCATGATGGGACTTGAATTTATGGACGATGTGCCGTTCAGGGATGTATATATTCATTCATTAATACGCGACGAACACGGCAAAAAAATGAGCAAAACTAAAGGCAATGTAATAGATCCCCTCGTCATGATAGAGAAATACGGCGCGGACGCATTAAGGATGACTCTGGCGGCTTTATCAGTTCAGGGGCGCGACATTCTTTTATCGTCAACAAGAATCGAGACATATAGATTTTTCATGAATAAATTATGGAACGCTGCGAGATTTGCATTAATGAATCTTGACGACGACTCACACGAGATAAACCCGAATAATTTGCAGATGCACGATAAATTTATTTTGACTCGGACTCAAGAAATGGCCTCAAAAGTCCGTGAATTAATTGACTCCTACGATATAGGCACAGCAGCAAGGAGTCTTTATGATTTTGTCTGGGGCGATGTCTGCGACTGGTATTTAGAGATGTCAAAACCTGCACTCAAAGGCGACGAGGGAGAAGACAGGCGCAAGACTACAGCGGGAGTTCTTGAAGAAGTCTTTAAAGTTACTTTGCCATTATTGCACCCGTTTATACCGTTTATAACTGAAGAATTATGGGCGGCCTTTGGATATGGAGAAAATTATATAATGCGCTGTTCATGGCCTGAGTCTAAGCAGGAATTTATTTTTGACGGAATAATAGGAGAAATGCGAGTCTTACAGGATTCAGTCAGGGCTTTACGAAATTTGCGGGCAGAAGCTCATGTACCTCCGCAGCAATGGCTTAATAAGGCAGTTATACGCGTTAAATCAGACTCAGAGAGCGCGAAAATTTTACGTGAATCATTAAATCAAGTCTGCAATTTATGCAAGATTCGTGATGTAATTCTTGAGGAGCCTTCAGAGAGTTGGAATTATGGCGCGTCATTGTCTTCAGTAACAGGCGAGTCAGAAATTAAATTACCGGTCGGGGATGTTCTTGACGTTCAGAAGGAAATAACGAGATTGACTCAAGAAATTGCATTAATCGAGAAAAATATAGCGTCGAGTCAAGCAAGATTAAACAAGTCTGATTTTGTAGCGCGTGCACCTGCTGAAGTAGTAGAGAAAGAACGCAATAAAGTCAGTGAAGGACTCACACAAGTTGAGAGACTCAAGGCAAATCTTGAGAGCTTAAGCAAGTAA
- a CDS encoding HU family DNA-binding protein, whose translation MTKAELIDAITTRLNMRKKDVAPVVDGVFQEIEGALAKGDRCTFVGFGVFEVKERAAREGRNPQDPTKVVHIPAKKVPMFRPGKDLKDKVLDAPISK comes from the coding sequence ATGACTAAAGCAGAACTTATTGACGCAATCACTACTAGACTTAATATGCGCAAAAAAGATGTTGCTCCGGTCGTTGATGGAGTTTTTCAGGAAATAGAGGGCGCACTCGCAAAGGGTGATCGCTGCACGTTTGTGGGCTTCGGAGTTTTCGAGGTCAAAGAGAGAGCCGCAAGAGAAGGACGCAACCCGCAGGATCCTACAAAAGTCGTTCACATCCCGGCAAAGAAAGTCCCTATGTTCAGACCCGGTAAAGATCTGAAGGACAAAGTTCTTGACGCTCCTATCAGCAAATAA
- a CDS encoding DUF2156 domain-containing protein: protein MLEFRPLQWQDKEIFTRYYSDSPVHYAEYSFFCLWAWRHAYPIDIAFSKQNLLWFRSGGTIPGIFGPIGNWRDININWDNELSQFERGSIIYDVPGDLCKILESRENIRLTKDRDQHEYIYACKDLIALKGKAFAHKRNRVRAFLDGYEWDYFPIKREDFDDIINFQEKWRIHRDATLNQDEAASLLDEDEAIKEALNHWDEFNFIGGLIKVNDNIIAYTIAQELDTQNLDVCFEKAFAEYAGSYQAINYLFLKNLPKTYLYINREEDMGEPGLREAKLSYNPVMMLEKYQLEIL, encoded by the coding sequence ATGCTCGAATTCAGGCCTTTACAGTGGCAGGATAAAGAAATTTTCACGCGCTATTATTCAGACTCTCCGGTTCATTATGCCGAGTACTCATTTTTTTGTCTATGGGCATGGAGGCACGCTTACCCGATTGATATAGCTTTTAGCAAGCAAAATTTATTATGGTTCAGATCCGGCGGAACTATTCCGGGAATATTCGGCCCTATTGGAAATTGGCGGGATATTAATATAAACTGGGACAATGAATTATCGCAATTTGAACGCGGCAGCATTATTTACGACGTGCCCGGCGATTTATGCAAAATTTTAGAGTCCCGCGAAAATATAAGACTCACTAAAGACAGAGATCAGCACGAATATATTTATGCATGTAAAGATTTAATCGCTTTGAAAGGTAAGGCCTTTGCACATAAACGCAACAGGGTCCGGGCATTTCTTGACGGTTACGAATGGGATTATTTCCCGATTAAGCGCGAAGATTTTGACGATATTATTAACTTTCAGGAAAAATGGCGCATTCACAGGGACGCAACACTGAATCAAGACGAGGCGGCTTCACTCTTAGACGAGGACGAGGCCATAAAGGAAGCATTAAATCACTGGGACGAATTTAATTTTATAGGCGGCCTGATAAAAGTTAATGATAATATAATTGCTTATACAATAGCGCAGGAGTTAGACACTCAAAATTTAGATGTCTGCTTTGAGAAGGCATTTGCTGAATACGCAGGAAGTTATCAGGCTATAAATTATTTATTCCTGAAAAATTTGCCGAAAACTTATTTATATATTAATCGCGAGGAGGATATGGGCGAGCCTGGACTCAGAGAAGCAAAATTATCTTATAATCCCGTCATGATGCTCGAAAAATATCAGCTCGAAATATTATAA
- a CDS encoding TerB N-terminal domain-containing protein, translated as MIYLVIGLFVALAVGAFLRQQNKSANPENNSQSQSEGEELAPVVVENESLDLPDDDSQNEGGFILSARPVTDADTVSGATYSSHAPAGEESPYGLSSEPKKKAQAQSNLLRWCGRAGSIQINNIVVPGPVVYWSNGECATPEPSCIDVTLPIEFPKQGENLPAEGAESYAAMSPLQRGIYLTWLSGARIQPPLHICYPTIWLYGIERRTIIDKLDLGLCINEAFRLLPLMRWEALTENIITFITWLAIKIWLPDEDLLNFCSRLSIVPEGLLDILLNSYANSMLPLPSSVAFTVARTSKHLHRDNDPWLPHSEELLQKFTPIYKELCKGGLILAKPQDTLKISYTPNNPSIQLSKKDNETVEVPDFFKNLTIFKPLLDSWEVFLTANKQSEKLPDLSNIEERPDFEGFIKTLRPEGSELPLISTLGNLGRLFKFKISQDVKLTGKERKAIVDTAQVEGWQIVPDLGISGRDYHWDDKILFLELKQGTQLSQSYRVASFMLEFICASVAVDEDRVFEPLRQRMNEYFPLTEDDNIRLESQKPLNSPTQYGPDYYGEFLCAWLSDSERKSVRNLLIDVVSFLPEFNNNPEVNSIACEVLKLREDEEIPASELSKTPKEKGRDVLKLMTLLFKNN; from the coding sequence ATGATTTATCTTGTAATAGGCTTATTTGTTGCGCTGGCTGTAGGTGCATTCTTAAGACAGCAAAATAAATCTGCTAATCCCGAAAATAATTCACAGTCTCAATCTGAAGGCGAAGAACTTGCGCCCGTTGTTGTTGAGAATGAATCGCTGGATTTGCCGGACGATGACTCACAAAATGAAGGCGGCTTTATTCTCTCTGCACGTCCTGTAACTGACGCTGATACAGTATCAGGAGCAACTTATTCATCACATGCCCCGGCCGGTGAAGAGTCCCCCTATGGATTATCAAGCGAGCCCAAGAAAAAAGCTCAAGCACAATCAAATTTATTACGATGGTGCGGTCGTGCAGGCTCAATACAGATTAATAATATAGTCGTTCCCGGCCCTGTTGTTTACTGGTCAAACGGGGAATGCGCGACTCCTGAGCCTTCATGTATTGATGTAACTTTGCCGATTGAATTTCCTAAACAGGGCGAAAATTTACCCGCTGAAGGTGCAGAAAGTTACGCGGCAATGAGTCCATTACAACGGGGGATTTATTTAACTTGGCTGTCAGGTGCTAGAATTCAACCGCCTTTGCATATTTGTTATCCCACTATATGGCTTTACGGAATCGAACGCCGCACAATTATTGATAAATTAGATCTCGGTTTATGTATTAATGAAGCGTTTAGATTGCTGCCTCTTATGCGCTGGGAAGCTCTGACAGAAAATATTATCACGTTTATAACTTGGCTTGCTATAAAAATTTGGCTCCCCGATGAAGATTTATTAAATTTTTGCAGTCGTTTATCAATAGTGCCTGAAGGTTTGCTTGATATTTTGTTGAATTCTTACGCAAATTCTATGCTGCCCCTTCCCAGTTCAGTAGCTTTTACTGTTGCAAGGACTTCAAAGCATTTACACCGGGATAATGACCCTTGGCTGCCTCACTCTGAAGAATTATTACAGAAATTTACGCCGATCTATAAAGAGTTATGCAAAGGAGGGCTAATACTTGCAAAGCCTCAAGACACCCTAAAAATTTCGTACACGCCTAATAATCCCTCTATACAACTAAGCAAGAAAGATAATGAAACAGTAGAAGTGCCTGATTTCTTCAAGAATTTAACAATTTTCAAGCCCTTATTAGACTCGTGGGAGGTATTCTTGACCGCTAATAAACAATCTGAGAAATTGCCGGATCTGTCAAATATTGAAGAACGCCCCGATTTTGAAGGATTTATCAAGACTCTAAGGCCTGAAGGGAGCGAGCTGCCTTTAATTTCTACACTGGGCAATCTCGGAAGATTATTCAAGTTTAAGATTTCTCAGGACGTAAAATTAACAGGTAAGGAACGCAAGGCAATTGTCGACACTGCACAAGTTGAAGGCTGGCAGATTGTACCGGATTTAGGAATTTCGGGGCGGGATTATCACTGGGACGACAAAATTTTATTTCTTGAGCTTAAACAAGGGACTCAATTATCACAAAGTTATAGAGTAGCTTCTTTCATGCTTGAATTTATCTGCGCGTCTGTTGCTGTCGATGAAGATAGAGTTTTCGAGCCTTTAAGACAACGAATGAATGAATACTTCCCATTAACTGAAGACGATAATATAAGACTCGAATCACAAAAGCCGCTGAACTCCCCGACTCAATACGGGCCTGACTATTACGGCGAATTCTTGTGTGCTTGGCTGTCTGATAGTGAACGTAAAAGCGTCAGAAATTTATTAATCGATGTAGTAAGCTTTTTGCCCGAATTTAATAATAACCCTGAAGTAAATTCTATTGCGTGTGAAGTCTTAAAGCTCCGTGAAGATGAAGAGATTCCAGCCAGTGAATTAAGCAAGACTCCTAAAGAAAAGGGCCGCGATGTATTGAAGTTAATGACTCTGTTATTCAAGAATAATTAA